tgtgactacaaCTCCTAGACAACGATTTTGTTACCGATAAATATTAGGAACGAAAGGGACCTAAAGTTTTGGATCCCAACGTACAATTTGAGTACAACTTTTTCAGGCAACACGCACCGGGCttgataaaaaagaatataaggCCATGTAAGCCAACTTGGTGCTcaatttttcttggaaagaGACTCCCTTAGATTGTCCCATTCTTTTGGTTAGTTGAAACTCTTGTTATCTGAGCTACATACTTCCTTTAATTTCTAAATTACTTTAAGTAACCTGTAGTGTATTGATTCATAGGGTGCTGTCAAATAATTGAGCGATATTTGGGCCCAGGACcgttttatggcttcaataatgggcaggttcagacgacataagggtcTTGAAAGTTAGACCAGTTTCGAGTATCTGATTGGTCAACTTTAaaggaaagttgactggaaagttagcaagaaaaatctccctaactttaaattaagtctacttctatcaaaatgacagttgatcatgttttttcattcaactgagagctgaactttattactcaatgATTTATTCATTTTCTGCACAAGTTCATTTAGTGCTTGCTGTAAAATGGTTtcttgtcaatttgaaaaaagaagtaacttatttcttaacaatgcaaaacaaattgtggtggacttgtagcttgcctaaggagtgttttgtagacaataattttgttggtactttttatACTacgaacttaaagtagaggtttgcgaagtaaagttctgaatttgaaattcatgacactcgacaaactaactagttgccttggtcatgAAGACCTTTGCAAATTAAGACCCTTTTGTtgtcagctttcagttgaatgcaaagacatgatcaactgtcacttTGGTAGGAAtaaacttgacttgatagtaagggagatATTTCTTAACTAACTTTCCAGCCGAacttccaataaagttgccttaattggaaggtaattttgtGGGAGCTGGTCAactaagcactattcacatgatcGTTGAGCAGGTTCAGGCCACagaagggacttcatttgcagtcaacttcattctttgaacgtaattTTTGACCAAGGAAACTAGttattttttcaagtgtcatgaatttcaaattcagaactttacttcacaaattttaagttttagtttataGTACAAGAAATACCAAAcacattattgtctaaaaaacACTCGTCAGAAAAGCTACAAGTTGATTAcgatttgtcttttgtattgaaaagaaataaaacttatttattttttaaattgagaaggagcccttttacagaaaacattaaatggaattgtgcaataaataaataaattatagagtactttcacttgaatgaaagaacatgatcagttgtcattttgaaataagttgacttgacttgaaagttagggagatttttcatgacttactttccagacaactttccaataaagtttccttaattggaaggcatttttttggcagctggccaatcagatactagaaacttgttttactttcaagtcccttatgtcgcctgaacctgcccattaccTCCATTCATGACGGCATGCATAAACTAACCTATAGTTTGATAAAGCCTTTTCTGCAATGAAACTATACATAAGTCGTTATTTatgcattattttaaattcagcGTATTTTGTCTTGGAAAACATAGTTTTTAAGTATCATTACTTTCTACATACGTCATTGGAAGTTAtgaaaaaatatgcaataaatgcaacatttttaaataaagattaaaatttgAACTTGGCTGATGTGTACTCTTACGTGGAGGTAGGAATTTAAACCCGAAATACctatttttaattcatcaacGAAACATCTTATGAACAAATTTTGGCTTGCATTAGACATGTCGTTGTAAGGTCAGTGAATTTGTTAGCCTTTcctggggcctgattatgaggttcgtgGCGGATCGTTTTGAATTCCACGTTTTAAATTCGACTAGCATCGTATTTCCTTATTCAAGAATTGGCGGCtaagcgaaaatagttcttctaTGTTCCAGTGATTTGTCACTTTTGGTTTGACGTTTTCTTCCTATTTTCCagtgatttgaaatttttggtttgatggctttccacaaattttgattAAGTTTGTGAAATGTGCGGAGatttattcaatattcaatattttactgTGGATTGTAGATAAATTGAAtcgttcattttcaaaacatgacatgtccacattttaaaatttttcaggaAACGAAAAAAACTAAGTATTTTATGTTTGCGTGGGATTTTAACTTAAACAAACACAGAAAAGCCTAACCCTTAAGACATCTTGCTGGATTCCGTTCGttacagatttaaaaaatgctaaaaagataaaattcaaaaaccgttTTGGACAtgtcatgttttgaaaataaacaccctcaaatatatttttgaagtagTTAAACTTATCTTAATTCcattctatttttgaaatttcgtcagaaaagaaaaaaaaagtgaattgaattgaaaagtttcaacATTGTTTCAACTTGAAACTCTTCCGGGCTATACTTGTCAACTTTTCGAATGtcctcgatttttttttcatcgatGGTGTTACTAATATCTTAAACTTGAGTTGTTGGAAAAGTGATTGGGCCATTGCTTCACAAGTCCGTCGATGTAATCGTGTGCTTCGATCTTGTTTTGGAGGTAAACAAACATTCCAAAATTCGATATATTAAAAGATACTTTCAAGTTCCTTGGTACTTTTTTCCAACAGATTCctccgatatttttttttaaatggaggGGCCACCAGGCTTagaaatttaatatatattctGTTTTAACATAACGAACCATGAATAGGTTGctggaattttgaaaatactccgcCTATTGTGCTCCGGAGTATAGATTCTGtcatttaagattttgtttgattacacCAAAAGTACTGTCGCATGGGAAAAAGCTGTTGTCTCGAACtggaaaatattgataaatattttcaaagcgACCTTCCAAAACTAAATTGTGCATAAAACGCACCACTGTATGGTTTCGATTCTGTCCTCCACAACCATCAGAAAACACATATAGCTCATTGGCATTGCttggaatattgttttgaaataaaatgccaAACAAAACTGCATACTTCATTAGGAGATTTTTTGGCTATGCCTCCGTGTGTAGATAAAAggtacttttcttttttttatacagtAAATTCCGAGAAAACTTTTACCCATAACTgcctataataaaatatttcctgGACTGGGATATGAGGCAGTGGAAGGTTCTGCATATAGTCAAAAATAATTCCATATGAATCATCGTCGTCTTTAATAACTTTTCTTTCATCTTGGAAACTTACCATGTGACTGCAAAAAAGCAAGACGATCCACCTCCGCACGCGTTTTGTCAAAATCTGGAAAAAAGCATTTTTACATACTTCTATCCGACGAGATCCACTCAAAGTATTTATAAGTTACTGactttggtttggttttttcgttgtccaagCCTACTCGTGACCGACTTTGTTGAACTGGCCTTGCTTGAACAAATGATTTGGCGAAAAGGTCTTgctaattttttgacatttcaaattcgctttcgaattcgttaattggtcgaattcaaaacgaagaaggcgaaaccgaaagcaataattgaaaaatggcaaactcgtTACTAAAACGATTGTTTAACGGTTGAGATGGCTGCGACATGTAGATCAAATGAACATCGCCCAAAAACACTCTACTAGAGTAgagagggcaaaacaaagtacatgctgtcgtctagaaaggacatacaacaccgacgttttggtcaaaacgtcacaatcgacagacgtaactttgaggtagtcaaggacttcgtctacctaagctccgctgtaaacgcagaaaacaacaccagcgctaagatcaaacaaagaattaatcttgctaaccgctgtttctttggactaagaaagcaattgagtggtaaagtcctctctcgagggaccatagtgttgctatataagacccttatcatccccgtcctgctatacggtgcagaagcatggactatgacaaaagcgtaTGAAAGAaacttgggtcgtttcgagagaaaagttcttcgtgtaatcTACGTTTCCGTATgaatcgaaggggagtggatgagaagatggaacgacaagctgtacagcgccatagacttagccagaagggtaaaactccaacgactaagatggctgggtcacgtaaagtgcatggaaaccaatgctccggaccggaaagtcttcgaatccacacacacagcgcagtagaggaagaccgcgaatcaggtggcgcgcacaagtggaaagtttCTAACTTAGACagtagacatctagctaggggccgagctagatggagaagtttgttgggtgaggccccagttcacacaggactgtagcgccaccttaagtaagtacatatattttatttaaaccaaaAGAACAAGCTgtaattttctttgttaaaattACTAATTTGCCAAAAATGCTAAGTTCTACATTTTTAGTGATTCTAAATTCATCCTTCGCGTTCTAGTTGCCAAGAGAAACCCTCTTAGGTAACGGAAGAAGTCTTATCAATctataagtattttattatCAGGAAAAGGTAGCTCAGTGATATCCTGAtttataattgatttatttgctTTGATGTGGCAAGACAggttctgtgtgaactaggaacTAACTAGAACCTAACGAACATCTTTATATAACTCGATACCTAGCTAGTGTATGGACCACCAAATCAACGGCCCTTTTCTTCTGCAATTTCCTGTGGGGATTAGGGGCCAGCTCAGACATTTGACTTTTTTCTCCTGGCTTAGTCTACATCCCTGTTTAGCTCGTTTTTCTGTCTTCGTAGATCACTCatagaacttttctctcgaaataaCCCAAAATGATTTGAAACTCTGCATCGTAAGCAGAGTGGAAATGATAAGAAGGGTCTTTTAAATCGACCCTTTAGTTGGTCGGGAGTTAAAAAAAGGGGGGTGTGCTACTCAAATGCTTTCTTAGAACTTAGAAACAGCTTACTTCTTCCAAATACTAAAAAACACCCATTAATTCGAATCGATTAAAAGCATTCGTAATATAGAGTTGCTTGTTTTTGATCTTGTCCAACTTTAGTAAatgtaaaaatcaaacaaatttaaaaatttcgtttttattgtttttgttcttacaaatataaataaatgcccACAAATAAGATAGAAATCTCAGGAAATTTCAGTCACTCACTTCTTTGCGCCCTGCGCTGGTGCCATACAATTACCGTCAGGGTAACGTTTCTGAAATTGTGTTATCAATTCGGGATCAACCAAACGAATACCGTCCAATTGATTGCCTAAAGTTATCCAATTTGGTTGAACATTATGCGGTCGACCAAATAATTCGATTTTCCTTGTCCCGGGACTTAATCTTTCGATGATGCCATAAATCTCATCTGGTTTATGGCTGGTAGCTCGAACTTCTGCCACAATAACATCACAATCTAATCCACGATTGAGATTCGTTGGGTTTCCCTTCATACCAACGAGACAATGTTCTTTGCCATGATTGAGCCAATGACCAGTTCGTCCAGTTCGAATGATTCGTTGCAATTGATTGGTTTTCACCCAAATCAATTCGTCGACACGTTCGTAGCTGGAAAATGgacacataaataaatttgagtGAAAAATGGACATTTTAACCTACCCCCAGAGCTTTAGACATTCTCTGCCTAACTCCATGGCTCGACCGGTTACCCAAAGGAATATCAAACCATCATCTTGCAGAGCTGGAACTCCCAACTGTCTCATCTCGTCATCTGACATGGTTcctaaaaaacacacacaaaatatgaagaaaagaaTTTGTTGTAAGAAGAAAGACAAAGAACTTACCATATGGCAATTCCATGTGAATATCCCACGGAGGGTCAGCCATTACCACTGCGAATTTCCCCAAAACAGTCATGTCCAAGTATCTAAAAGGAGAAAATCCCAGAATTACACTTGGATGAGGTAGAATCTTGGTTATACCATACCTCAAGTCACACTGTATCCACTGGGGAGGATAGAGCGTCACACTAGGATCTGTGTTCCGCTTGATGCAGAGATTGGTCTTGACGTCTtcgtgtttgttgttgttgatattcgGATGAGCATCGACCTCATAATGGACATACTTGCAAGTGGCCATGTGGAAGCACGTATTAAGGAAGCTACAATCACCCAAAGACTCATCCGTGTGGGATTGTATGATTTTCTTGAAATGCAACTTTGTGCATTTGTCAGAGTTCTCAATGATGATCTCTTCGATGATGGGAGTAACCAACAGATCAGTTGTTGTTGCTGGCTGTTCCTCTTTTTTGCACTCTTCCCCTAAGTTAGTTGTTGATGTTTCATCCAGAGTGCTACTGGAATTTGTCTCGGCATTCGAATCCTCGGCTTTTTCGCTTGCTGTATTCTGCTCGATTTCACGACGCTTCTTTGCAGCCATCTCAGCAGTGGCTTGTTGTGCTTTGAGGCACTCGACTTTGGTTCCATAGGGACAGAACTCCATGACCTGGGCTCCTCCGTGCGATTTGAATTTCTCCGCCAATGATCGTTCCTTCGCTGTGGGTTTAGTCAAAAGTTCGAGAATTTCCTCACCAACTTGTTTGCTTTGTTTCTCTCGAGTTGAGGGCATCGAGAGTAGAGACTGCAAGTGAAAGAAGGAATAAGATTTATGAATCAGGGAATCAGTGGTTTTAGAGGGACGAAAAACAAACCATGATATCATCGGAAGCATCATTGCTGCTACTGTCTTTGTTCATTTTACGATCGTTGTCTATTTTGATGGCTTTTCTGGAGTTGCTatcatcgtcatcttcatcaTTTTCATCTGGAAATCAAgaggttttataaaaaagggGAATATTTTGATGGTTTCAAACTTACATTTCCTTTTGAACTCATCTTTGACACCATAAGACTCTGATACGAACTCTTTGTAGAGATTTAGGACGGCTGTTCTTTGCACAGAGATCACTTCGCAGCCAACTTCTTTGCCGATTGTGACACTCTTAATCCCAATTGCACCTTGATTTGATAGTTTACCCAAAATATAATTGACCAACTCTTTGGGAGCTGATTTCTCCAAGTTCCTCTCTAGCTTTTCAATAAGTTGAGTGGATATGATAGGAAGCACCAATGAGCTAGACGACAGCATCTGTAGGATTGTCTTTTCGATTTCAGTATCGGATTCTgtgggtttttccaaaaaaggagTCATTATTTAGGGAAACACTTTATGAAGGTCTATGAGGCTTTTACCTGTTTCTGTTTTAATGGGAGCTTGGGAATCTTCGGAGTTATCATTTTTGGTGCTACTGCCGCTGTTTGGTGACGACAGCAAGGTGGCAGTGGACGAAAGGATATCGTGTCGTTCTTTTTTACGTTTTTCTAGCTTCTCACGATAAGTGTtgcgtttgtttttaattgcttttatttCCATATCCCATGCTTctgacatttttgtatattattcttatcgaattaatttaattatttatgatgatttgaaaaaaatcaaaatgtttacacttgaaaattgaaacttgaagagaaaaataaaaatgacgcTTGGTTTTGATTTGTGGTGTtgtacattgaaaaaataaacttgtaaaCAATCGAAATGTCATTAGTGGTAGAGCTTCTCAAACTGTATGCCGGTGGATGGATGAGTCAGTTCAGTAAAGTtaatgtttgatattttgaagGGTGAGTAGTAAGTAGACTTTGgatttcaaaagaattaaattaaatacaaaattaaaaatgaaattataactAAATTGTACTTTCACATGGGTTACGATGGCTTTATTCAAAAACGGTTAGAAAATCATGGGTTACGATGGCCTTATTCTAAAAAGAATTAGAAAATCATGCTTCTACgtgatttttttgagatattgcttttcaaaatttaaacacaaaCGTAAGGCTTTTTGAGGGTAtctaaatttattaagttttaattttacgtTATGGCCAAGACTGTAGCTTTATTACAAAAGGGGTTTATAATTTTGTCTTAGAAATAATTTCGAACTAATTTCAGGCAAGTGGCCCAATTTTTGaccacttacttacttaaggcggCGCTAGAGTCCGGGCAGCGAGAAATGGCTCTCAACCAACATGGGTCTGCAGCCAGCTCGGTTCATAGCAAGCAGCCTCCATTTTCACACgataagttggttgaggtcaagTTCATTCGTCACAGATTCGTGGCTTTCCTCTGCTACGCTGTCGCTCGggattttattcgaaaactttccaggctggagcgttgatgtccatttttttatgaagtaaatgcactcaaggggatattaatacccttaacactTTTACggttaaacacagtgcgagtattaggaaaatagagaagaatgaaagaggagataccggtgcacattagtcttaaaattttgacttttgaaatgggagggaaaacagagtaaagcattccacattctcgatgagtggttaaaaaaagaatctctatacttaaaagaacgtccgaaattgagctccagtgtaaactgatgagcattcctggaaatGCGTTTGTAaaagtatctgtaaaacaacgaaaggcatgaaacattgcgccTGTGTTCGagagatgtaaatgtttcggttataggtatatctcctatcattttcaaagcccttttttgtatcctATCTAAAAggcttaaacttgttttaggggctcCTGTCGAAATATGCgatttatattcaagttttggaagaataaaggctttgtaaattaccgccaaatcagaaggggtgaaaaatttcttgcaccgtcggagaaatcctaagcacttgGCAGTATTTtcggcaatatcaaatatgtgatcattccataaaaggtgatctgtgatacacataccgagtactgacagttgattagtttcttggatgctagtgccactcatagatagtggcatcgggggtgtgttactCTTTGACGACAGGAGAtggcattgagttttcgaagcattaaattctacacggtttttgattccccattggacaatgctgttaagatcagaatttaatgagcttatcatactctgccgttaagttccacatccaaaggacaaggatgtgcatctaaaaacgaatatgaaaatctgagggtactgtcatcgaCAAAACAGtctaatggattagaagtggcagacaaaagatcattttagAATATAAAGAAGAGAGTCGGAGATAAAACGAAGCCCTGGaagacaccagcatttattttatgaatttcagacttgaatccatccaatacaacttgtattgaacggttagaaaggtaatttctaatccaacgaagaaaagattcatcaaaaccaaaagcacgcattttcgattagAGAGAACTTGGtgccaaaatctatcaaatgcttatgaaatatcaagtgcaataatcttactttcttcaaaacgatgtaaagatttgttccactgttcggtgagataaaccatgagatcaccagtggacctattgctacgaaagccatactgtcggtcattaagaagcttttgttcttcgagatatttcttgagctgataattaatcagcgttttcatgaccttgaaagaagggacgtaagtgctattggacgatagttagagggagaggaagATTTGACTTTTTTAGGGActggctggacaaatgctattttccataaACTCGGAAAGAGCCCTGTAGAGTataaaagatggaaaagcttacgcaatggtttAGCCAGCGGTAaagaatacctcttcagaacaatttagggggaatactatccgggctagcggatttgtgtatgtcaaggtctttcagtactcttgcaactgcacgagtgcgaaagaagattcgtcccatagaatcgtttacgctctcaagaacaggaggactcattaCATCTCtaaacctaataacctcttcaCAGCTctaatcaaaccatgagttctctttgggtttgatagatttcacctaTTCgggatacaattttgtattccacaaagaattaaatttgtaatcatATTTGCGCTGGAAtcgacgtcactatcgagga
This window of the Eupeodes corollae chromosome 3, idEupCoro1.1, whole genome shotgun sequence genome carries:
- the LOC129949760 gene encoding N6-adenosine-methyltransferase MT-A70-like protein — its product is MSEAWDMEIKAIKNKRNTYREKLEKRKKERHDILSSTATLLSSPNSGSSTKNDNSEDSQAPIKTETESDTEIEKTILQMLSSSSLVLPIISTQLIEKLERNLEKSAPKELVNYILGKLSNQGAIGIKSVTIGKEVGCEVISVQRTAVLNLYKEFVSESYGVKDEFKRKYENDEDDDDSNSRKAIKIDNDRKMNKDSSSNDASDDIMSLLSMPSTREKQSKQVGEEILELLTKPTAKERSLAEKFKSHGGAQVMEFCPYGTKVECLKAQQATAEMAAKKRREIEQNTASEKAEDSNAETNSSSTLDETSTTNLGEECKKEEQPATTTDLLVTPIIEEIIIENSDKCTKLHFKKIIQSHTDESLGDCSFLNTCFHMATCKYVHYEVDAHPNINNNKHEDVKTNLCIKRNTDPSVTLYPPQWIQCDLRYLDMTVLGKFAVVMADPPWDIHMELPYGTMSDDEMRQLGVPALQDDGLIFLWVTGRAMELGRECLKLWGYERVDELIWVKTNQLQRIIRTGRTGHWLNHGKEHCLVGMKGNPTNLNRGLDCDVIVAEVRATSHKPDEIYGIIERLSPGTRKIELFGRPHNVQPNWITLGNQLDGIRLVDPELITQFQKRYPDGNCMAPAQGAKK